Proteins from a genomic interval of Schistosoma mansoni strain Puerto Rico chromosome 2, complete genome:
- a CDS encoding ras-like family, with amino-acid sequence MRHVDYGSAARLASWEQISTSEIDLNDLGKKNKKNDSNPKQKISILNTTESNRDITIQETKPILLQKCKSICTGKISNANEINIKSLINQNELLRQDNVNLLKFVNKEEINERKSNVKKPAILGSRQSGKTTLVKQFINCIDPGNPLPTCEHPDYYDPMISFNDRIYYVRLIDCPPIDKKFPTNSIDEWENYRGWGLRNASAFILVFDVNSESSFQYIRQLRDQIVSEFNDIPLLLVANKIDLLQQMANGFNSNNFIPSFYSTPSTSSSATIISTPGQSQITHFNNSNYRFNIRRDINMIIKKQWKRTILVECSAKYNWHVMNVFRELMRILENREQAHKPTAARAVQNALRNNQCSIM; translated from the exons ATGCGTCATGTCGACTA TGGCTCAGCTGCCAGGCTTGCTAGTTGGGAACAAATCAGTACGAGTGAAATAGATTTAAATGATTtaggtaagaaaaataaaaagaatgatTCTAATCCAAAACAAAAGATTTcaattctcaatacaactgaATCAAATCGTGATATTACTATCCAAGAGACCAAACCTATTCTATTACAAAAATGTAAATCAATATGTACAGGTAAAATTAGTAATGCTAATGAGATCAATATTAAATCCCttattaatcaaaatgaatTATTACGTCAAGATAATGTAAACTTAttaaaatttgtaaataaagaagaaataaaTGAGAGAAAATCCAATGTAAAAAAGCCAGCAA TACTTGGTAGTCGTCAGTCTGGTAAAACTACATTAGTTAAACAATTTATTAATTGTATTGATCCTGGAAATCCTTTACCTACTTGTGAACATCCAGATTATTATGATCCAATGATATCATTTAATGATCGTATTTATTATGTACGTTTAATAGATTGTCCACCAATTGATAAAAAATTTCCAACAAATTCTATTGATGAATGGGAAAATTATCGTGGTTGGGGTTTAAGAAATGCTTCAGCATTTATTTTAGTTTTTGATGTTAATTCAGAATCATCATTTCAATATATACGTCAATTACGTGATCAAATTGTTAGTGAATTCAATGATATACCATTGCTATTAGTTgcaaataaaattgatttattaCAACAAATGGCAAATGgatttaattcaaataattttatacCATCATTTTATTCAACACCTTCTACATCATCTTCAGCAACCATTATATCAACACCAGGACAATCACAAATTACCCATTTCAATAATTCTAATTATCGATTTAATATACGTCGtgatataaatatgattattaaaaAACAATGGAAACGTACTATACTTGTAGAATGTTCCGCTAAATATAATTGGCATGTTATGAATGTTTTTAGAGAATTAATGCGTATTTTAGAGAATAGAGAACAAGCACATAAACCTACTGCAGCTAGAGCAGTACAAAATGCATTAAGAAATAATCAATGTTCAATAATGTGA